The DNA region TCCGGCTGCTGGTCGGGGTCGGGTTGATCCTCGCGAACGGCTTCTTCGTCGCGATCGAGTTCGCGCTGACCCGAGCCCAGCAGTACACGAAAGAGGAGTTCGTCGAGTCGGGCGATCGTGGTCTCGAACGGGCGTGGGAGATGACCCAGAACCTCGAGATCTACCTCACGGGCTGTCAGATCGGGATCACGGCGTCCAGCATCGCGGTCGGGATCGTGGCCGAACCCGCGCTCGCGGCGCTGTTCGAGCCGGTGTTCGGCGGCACCGTGCTCGCCTCGCTCGGTGCGGGGGCGATCGCGGCGTGGCTGATCATCAACCTGTTGCACCTCACGCACGGCGAGCAGGCCCCGACGTATCTCGGGGTCGAGCGCGCGAAACAGGTGTCCCGATACGGTGCCACCCCGCTGTACTGGTTCACCAAGCTCATCTGGCCGCTGCTCCGGATCGGCGACGTCTTCGCCAAGTGGACGCTGGGGCTGTTCGGCGTGGAGATGACCGGTGCGTGGCTCGAATCCGGCGACGACGACGAGGACGTCGACGGTCGGGCGGACCTCCACAGACACATCGAGTCGGTGCTCGACGAGAGCGACCTCGCCGGCGAGCGACGCGAGGAGGTGCTGAACGCGCTGGTCGCGGGCGATATGTCGATCCGGGG from Halococcus salsus includes:
- a CDS encoding hemolysin family protein, whose product is MNAVEVGVRLLVGVGLILANGFFVAIEFALTRAQQYTKEEFVESGDRGLERAWEMTQNLEIYLTGCQIGITASSIAVGIVAEPALAALFEPVFGGTVLASLGAGAIAAWLIINLLHLTHGEQAPTYLGVERAKQVSRYGATPLYWFTKLIWPLLRIGDVFAKWTLGLFGVEMTGAWLESGDDDEDVDGRADLHRHIESVLDESDLAGERREEVLNALVAGDMSIRGVMVPREEVVAFSTENTPAENLAILEDHSHSRYPVVGEDLDEFVGVVYLPTIASRYDDLANGAVSIEDLAAPPMTLPADEEVSDAIDRFQAENQELALVEADGEVVGLFTATDAFEEVMGELDDPFDEAERRDRHRGRGSPT